The following coding sequences are from one Hippopotamus amphibius kiboko isolate mHipAmp2 chromosome 9, mHipAmp2.hap2, whole genome shotgun sequence window:
- the FANCF gene encoding Fanconi anemia group F protein has product MESLLQHLDRFSEVLAASRTTHVRTWEPATVRRALQWAAYLRHIHRRFGRHALIRKALERRLQNQWKQEGNAGSSPAPALADFQALGHCDQLLSLRLLANPALGDASFHYLLQQLFPGPGVRDAEGEMLQGSLARLSRRRAAIHLLHFNACRENSDVQEDPLRKTQAELLLRRLQEVGEAEAEGPGRLLSSLWGRLSQNNFLEVVAAALLLPPPSSPRLQEKELERGGRETPSKRGEELLRWLLGRSDVMVAFCRSLPAGLLTLVAGRHPELSRVYLALLTDWGRQLHYDLQKGLWIGTESQAVPWEELFSRFQSLCRAPPPLKDEILTALTSCKAQDGDFEVPGLSIWTDLLLALGSSA; this is encoded by the coding sequence ATGGAGTCGCTCCTGCAGCACCTAGACCGTTTCTCTGAGGTTCTGGCTGCCTCCCGCACGACTCACGTCCGCACCTGGGAGCCCGCGACCGTGCGCAGGGCCTTACAGTGGGCTGCCTACCTGCGCCACATCCACAGGCGCTTTGGCCGCCATGCCCTCATTCGCAAGGCTCTGGAGCGGCGACTGCAAAACCAGTGGAAGCAGGAGGGCAACGCTGGGTCCTCTCCAGCCCCGGCGCTGGCGGACTTCCAGGCCTTGGGGCACTGCGACCAGCTGCTGTCTCTGCGACTGCTGGCGAACCCGGCCCTGGGGGATGCCTCCTTTCACTACCTGCTGCAGCAGCTCTTTCCCGGCCCTGGCGTCCGGGACGCCGAGGGGGAGATGCTCCAAGGCAGCCTGGCCCGCCTCTCCCGCCGGCGGGCCGCTATCCACCTGCTGCACTTCAACGCCTGTAGAGAGAACTCGGACGTTCAGGAGGACCCACTGAGGAAGACCCAGGCGGAGCTGCTGCTGAGGCGTctgcaggaggtgggggaggccgAGGCCGAGGGCCCCGGCAGGCTTCTGAGTAGCCTGTGGGGGCGCTTGTCCCAGAACAACTTCCTGGAGGTGGTAGCGGCCGCGCTGTTGCTGCCGCCGCCGTCGTCTCCCCGGCTCCAAGAAAAGGAATTGGAACGGGGCGGCCGCGAAACACCGAGTAAGAGGGGTGAAGAGCTGCTTCGTTGGCTTCTGGGGAGATCGGATGTCATGGTTGCCTTTTGCCGCAGCCTCCCAGCCGGGCTTTTAACTTTGGTGGCGGGGCGTCATCCAGAGCTCTCCCGGGTCTATCTGGCTCTGCTAACAGACTGGGGTCGACAACTGCACTACGACCTTCAGAAAGGCCTTTGGATTGGAACTGAGTCCCAGGCTGTGCCCTGGGAGGAGTTGTTCAGCCGGTTTCAAAGCCTCTGTCGGGCCCCTCCACCTCTGAAAGATGAAATTCTAACTGCCCTGACTTCCTGTAAGGCTCAAGATGGAGACTTCGAAGTCCCTGGTCTTAGCATCTGGACAGACCTGTTGTTAGCTCTTGGGAGTAGTGCATGA